Proteins from one Arcobacter sp. F155 genomic window:
- a CDS encoding thiazole synthase, with protein sequence MNDQILKIGDYEFNSRLIVGSGKYKDFQTTKDATLASGSELITVAIRRVNITNPNEENLLDYFKDTNVKLLPNSAGCFTAEEAITTFRLMREATGIDIIKLEVIGDAQKTLYPDVIDTIKACEVLKKDGFTVMAYTSDDPIVAKRLENAGADAIMPLAAPIGSGLGIQNPYNIAFIRDAVKVPVLVDAGLGCASDASYAMELGADGILANTAIAQAQDPMKMAEAFKYATIAGRMSYKAGRIPKKPYATASSPVDGLIQF encoded by the coding sequence ATGAATGACCAGATTTTAAAAATTGGTGATTATGAATTTAATAGTAGATTAATTGTTGGTTCTGGAAAATATAAAGATTTTCAAACAACTAAAGATGCAACGTTAGCAAGTGGAAGTGAACTTATTACTGTTGCTATTAGAAGAGTAAATATTACAAACCCAAATGAAGAGAATTTATTAGACTATTTTAAAGATACAAATGTAAAGCTTCTTCCTAATTCTGCTGGTTGTTTTACAGCTGAAGAAGCAATTACTACTTTTAGACTTATGAGAGAAGCAACAGGTATTGATATTATTAAGTTAGAAGTTATTGGTGATGCACAAAAAACTTTATACCCAGATGTAATTGATACAATCAAAGCTTGTGAGGTTCTTAAAAAAGATGGTTTCACAGTTATGGCATATACAAGTGATGATCCAATTGTTGCAAAAAGATTAGAAAATGCAGGTGCAGATGCAATTATGCCACTAGCAGCTCCAATTGGTTCTGGTCTTGGAATTCAAAACCCATATAATATTGCATTTATTAGAGATGCAGTTAAAGTTCCTGTTTTAGTTGATGCAGGATTAGGTTGTGCAAGTGATGCTTCATATGCAATGGAATTAGGTGCAGATGGTATTTTAGCTAATACAGCAATTGCTCAAGCACAAGATCCAATGAAAATGGCAGAAGCATTTAAATATGCAACAATTGCAGGAAGAATGTCATATAAAGCAGGAAGAATCCCTAAAAAACCTTACGCAACGGCTTCTTCACCAGTGGATGGATTAATTCAATTTTAG
- a CDS encoding DUF1566 domain-containing protein: MKALFFLMLIFSFSFALASDLKRNSSLKVVVDNTNKLMWVDNSSVLKLKFTHEEGEEYCENLSYGGYSNWRLPDIEELKLIVDKRNEKTNIHKSFRYRIADGFWASKAHWRTLWFYADYMYFISGTPYFDSRHKKKYVRCVRSI, from the coding sequence ATGAAAGCCTTATTCTTCCTAATGTTAATTTTCTCTTTTTCATTTGCACTTGCAAGTGATTTAAAAAGAAATAGCTCATTAAAAGTTGTTGTAGATAATACAAACAAGTTAATGTGGGTTGATAATTCTAGTGTTTTAAAATTAAAGTTTACCCATGAAGAGGGTGAAGAGTATTGTGAGAACTTATCTTATGGTGGATACTCTAACTGGCGACTTCCTGATATTGAAGAATTAAAATTAATAGTAGATAAAAGAAACGAAAAAACAAATATACACAAAAGTTTTAGATATAGAATTGCAGATGGTTTTTGGGCAAGTAAAGCTCACTGGAGAACACTGTGGTTTTATGCTGATTATATGTACTTTATCAGTGGAACCCCTTATTTTGATAGTAGACATAAAAAGAAATATGTAAGATGCGTAAGAAGCATATAA
- a CDS encoding alpha/beta fold hydrolase — protein sequence MKKFLFTFSLFIYCLNAQFIKEPIFNEVSYVETYGNPKNEAIVFVHGLGKEASSIWLESVEALKKDYYILIFDLPGFGKSDKSNQLYSPKRYVGFIDTLIDNFVDKPFHLVGHSMGASISLKYTSLNQERVKSLTLIDAAAILHKVAYSEFLVKYKVKETVKSDAVSDFMSELPQMIDTIMPFEVDTMLNSKLTRKVILRSNPNTIAAMALAEENFSSIPQKIEVPTLILWGEEDKTAPPRTGYALNKLIKNSKLEIIEDSKHTPMVDNFETYLDLLKKHLKTKRYIKKDTKIEPSSREVVIRNDEGRVLKGHFKKVEVYDSKDITLKDAFIEELIIYNSKIDFINSKLDLTKDSFIINSKVQMTATTIKLDKPIEINNSDFDLAAVDVETKTKAFYTNSEKKQEVVYSLCTVNSQPRHGVFTVGHF from the coding sequence ATGAAAAAGTTTCTTTTTACTTTCTCTTTATTTATTTATTGTTTAAATGCCCAGTTCATTAAAGAACCAATCTTTAATGAAGTAAGTTACGTAGAAACTTATGGAAACCCTAAAAATGAAGCAATAGTTTTTGTTCATGGTTTAGGAAAAGAAGCTTCATCTATTTGGCTTGAATCAGTTGAAGCTTTAAAAAAAGATTACTATATTTTGATATTTGATTTACCAGGTTTTGGAAAGTCAGATAAATCCAACCAATTATACTCTCCAAAAAGATATGTAGGTTTTATTGATACTTTAATAGATAACTTTGTTGATAAGCCTTTTCACTTAGTGGGTCATTCTATGGGAGCTAGTATTAGTTTAAAATATACAAGTTTAAATCAAGAAAGAGTAAAAAGTTTAACACTTATCGATGCTGCAGCAATTTTACATAAAGTTGCTTATTCGGAGTTTTTAGTTAAATATAAAGTAAAAGAAACTGTAAAGAGTGATGCTGTTTCAGATTTTATGTCTGAACTTCCTCAAATGATAGATACTATTATGCCTTTTGAAGTAGATACTATGTTAAACTCTAAATTAACTAGAAAGGTAATTCTTCGTTCAAACCCAAATACAATTGCTGCTATGGCTTTAGCTGAGGAAAACTTCTCTTCTATTCCCCAAAAAATTGAAGTACCAACTTTAATTCTTTGGGGGGAAGAGGATAAAACTGCACCTCCTAGAACAGGATATGCTTTAAATAAATTAATTAAAAACTCTAAATTAGAGATTATTGAAGACTCAAAACATACTCCAATGGTAGACAATTTTGAAACCTATTTAGATTTGTTAAAAAAACATCTAAAAACAAAAAGATATATAAAAAAAGATACTAAAATTGAGCCATCATCTAGGGAAGTTGTAATTAGAAATGATGAAGGTAGAGTTTTAAAGGGTCATTTTAAAAAAGTGGAAGTTTATGATAGTAAAGATATTACTCTAAAAGATGCTTTTATTGAAGAGTTAATTATCTACAATTCAAAAATAGATTTTATAAACTCAAAACTTGATTTAACAAAAGATAGTTTTATTATTAATTCAAAAGTTCAAATGACAGCAACTACAATAAAGCTAGATAAACCTATTGAGATAAACAATTCTGATTTTGATTTGGCTGCCGTTGATGTAGAGACTAAGACAAAAGCTTTTTATACGAATAGTGAAAAAAAGCAAGAGGTAGTTTACTCTTTATGTACTGTTAATTCTCAACCTAGACATGGGGTATTTACTGTAGGTCACTTCTAA
- a CDS encoding response regulator, which translates to MMNKVLIVEDETIVALEIKKVLEKLDFIVTDMATGYDSALESVKRTKPDIILMDIDLRDDKDGIDVAIQIQKNNNIPIIYTTAYSDEKTLNRAIETNPVTYLIKPFKREELKSNILLGIYKSKNEVVPTIDKSLMRLGFDYYFDKVNDKLYYKDMFIKLGLKERQLLRILIRANGAIVTFEDLEYKIWHNHTISNSTLRTLIYRLRSKLHYDLIETISNVGCRVTINE; encoded by the coding sequence ATGATGAATAAAGTATTAATAGTAGAAGATGAAACGATTGTTGCACTTGAAATCAAAAAAGTTCTAGAAAAGCTTGATTTTATAGTGACAGATATGGCAACAGGATATGATAGTGCACTTGAGAGTGTAAAAAGAACTAAACCAGATATTATTTTGATGGATATTGATTTAAGAGATGATAAAGATGGTATTGATGTAGCTATACAGATACAAAAGAACAACAATATTCCAATTATCTATACAACTGCATATTCTGATGAAAAAACATTAAATAGAGCAATAGAAACAAATCCCGTAACTTACTTAATAAAACCCTTTAAAAGAGAAGAGTTAAAATCAAATATTCTTTTAGGTATCTATAAAAGTAAAAATGAAGTTGTTCCCACAATTGATAAGAGTCTTATGAGACTTGGATTTGATTACTATTTTGATAAAGTAAATGATAAGTTATACTATAAAGATATGTTTATTAAACTTGGTCTAAAAGAGAGACAACTACTTAGAATACTAATTAGAGCAAATGGTGCTATTGTTACCTTTGAAGATTTAGAGTATAAGATTTGGCATAACCATACTATCTCAAATAGTACATTAAGAACTCTTATTTATAGACTTAGATCGAAACTCCATTATGATTTGATTGAAACTATTTCAAATGTAGGGTGTAGAGTAACTATTAACGAATAA
- the cutA gene encoding divalent-cation tolerance protein CutA, translated as MKLLLVQTTCASKDEAKKIAKVLIEKKLAACIQMSKIESYYMWKNEFCDDEEILLSIKTKKENFKKIKSKIKELHSYDVPEIIGLDISDVSKEYKKFIEKNC; from the coding sequence ATGAAATTATTGTTAGTACAAACTACTTGTGCATCAAAGGATGAAGCTAAAAAAATAGCAAAAGTTCTTATAGAAAAAAAGCTAGCAGCTTGTATTCAAATGAGTAAAATAGAATCTTATTATATGTGGAAAAATGAGTTTTGTGATGACGAAGAGATACTATTAAGTATCAAAACTAAAAAAGAAAACTTCAAAAAAATCAAAAGCAAAATTAAAGAATTACATAGCTATGATGTGCCCGAAATTATAGGCTTAGATATTAGTGACGTAAGTAAAGAATATAAAAAGTTTATAGAAAAAAATTGTTAA
- a CDS encoding response regulator: MTNEKFLIVEDEAIVALDIKKSLENLGYYVVACATNYDEALKFVKEKDPSIILMDINLKNSKSGIDAAIDIQKIKNIPIVYITAYSDEETIKKAVKTNPIAYLLKPFKREELKTTIYLALHKINSSYELFKNKDFIHLGLNYYYNIKDETLFYENLRIKLSIKERALLSILVEAKGSIVSFNSLEYLLWPDYPVSKGALRTLIYRLRTKLEYKLIETIPSLGCKITTLT; this comes from the coding sequence ATGACAAATGAAAAGTTTCTAATTGTAGAAGATGAGGCAATTGTTGCTTTAGATATAAAAAAAAGTCTTGAAAACCTAGGTTATTATGTTGTAGCTTGTGCAACAAACTATGATGAAGCACTAAAATTTGTAAAAGAGAAAGACCCTTCCATAATTTTGATGGATATAAACCTAAAAAATAGTAAAAGTGGAATAGATGCTGCCATAGATATTCAAAAAATCAAGAACATCCCTATTGTTTATATAACTGCTTACTCCGATGAAGAAACAATAAAAAAAGCAGTAAAAACAAACCCAATTGCATATTTGCTAAAACCTTTTAAAAGAGAAGAGTTAAAAACTACAATCTATTTAGCATTACACAAAATAAATAGCTCTTATGAACTATTTAAAAATAAAGACTTTATTCATCTAGGACTAAACTATTATTATAACATTAAAGATGAAACACTATTCTATGAGAATCTTAGAATAAAACTAAGTATAAAAGAAAGAGCTCTTTTAAGTATTTTAGTAGAAGCTAAAGGAAGTATTGTTTCATTTAATAGTTTAGAATATTTACTGTGGCCTGATTATCCCGTTTCAAAAGGAGCATTAAGAACATTAATTTATAGGCTTAGAACTAAGCTTGAATATAAACTTATAGAAACAATCCCCTCACTTGGATGCAAAATCACCACTCTTACTTAA
- a CDS encoding NAD(P)H-hydrate dehydratase: MQNIYYEVGSLDKKCYENFALTEDILMEHAASSMANFIENKFEEKASVLIVCGPGNNGADGIALARLLHKKYDIKLYLPFGAKSSMAKLQEKRAKLLAVPFIDTIVESDIIVDCLFGSGLNKDLDETSLSIINSLNKQDAYKLSCDIPSGINTKGQINQEAFYADTTITMGALKVALFSDEAKDYVGKIKVANLGVQRDIYEEDTNIYLLDKEDMKLPFRNKKNAHKGSYGHLNVIAGCKMGAGVIAAKAAFGFGAGLVSVVSHEDIDLPYHIMHTHFISDNCTAIAIGMGLGKYEINEVEKILAKDIPTIIDADLFYEEIILDKLQKDVVLTPHPKEFCALLNLCKIAHIKVDELQKNRFEYVTKFCTKYPNVTLLLKGANTLIGKDKNIYINSFGSAVLSKGGSGDVLSGLIASLLAQGYDSLDASITASLAHALAAQNYKKNNYSLIPADLVEEVKKL, encoded by the coding sequence ATGCAGAATATATATTATGAAGTAGGTTCCTTAGATAAAAAGTGTTATGAAAATTTTGCTTTAACAGAAGATATTTTGATGGAGCATGCAGCTTCTTCAATGGCTAATTTTATTGAAAATAAGTTTGAAGAAAAAGCTTCTGTTTTGATTGTCTGTGGACCTGGAAACAATGGAGCAGATGGAATAGCTCTTGCAAGACTGCTTCATAAAAAATATGACATAAAACTTTACCTGCCTTTTGGTGCAAAATCTTCTATGGCAAAACTTCAAGAAAAAAGAGCAAAACTTTTAGCTGTGCCTTTTATAGATACAATAGTAGAAAGTGATATTATTGTTGACTGCTTATTTGGAAGTGGACTAAATAAAGACTTAGATGAGACTTCTTTATCTATCATTAACTCTTTAAATAAACAAGATGCCTACAAACTTAGCTGTGATATTCCTAGTGGTATAAATACAAAAGGGCAAATAAATCAAGAGGCTTTTTATGCTGATACTACTATTACAATGGGTGCTTTAAAAGTAGCTCTTTTTAGTGATGAAGCAAAAGACTATGTTGGTAAAATTAAAGTAGCCAACCTTGGTGTTCAAAGAGATATTTATGAAGAAGATACAAATATCTATCTTTTAGATAAAGAAGATATGAAGCTTCCTTTTAGAAATAAAAAGAACGCCCACAAAGGTTCATATGGACACTTAAATGTAATTGCTGGTTGTAAAATGGGAGCAGGCGTAATTGCTGCAAAAGCTGCTTTTGGTTTTGGAGCAGGGCTTGTAAGTGTAGTAAGTCATGAAGATATAGATTTACCTTATCATATTATGCATACTCATTTTATAAGTGATAATTGTACTGCAATAGCTATTGGAATGGGGCTAGGAAAATATGAGATTAATGAGGTTGAGAAAATATTAGCAAAGGATATTCCTACAATAATAGATGCTGATTTATTCTATGAAGAGATTATTTTAGACAAACTTCAAAAAGATGTTGTATTAACTCCTCACCCAAAAGAGTTTTGTGCTTTATTAAACTTGTGTAAGATAGCTCATATAAAAGTAGATGAGTTACAAAAAAATAGATTTGAGTATGTAACTAAGTTCTGCACTAAATATCCTAATGTAACACTTCTTTTAAAAGGTGCAAATACTCTTATAGGAAAAGATAAAAATATCTATATAAATAGTTTTGGAAGTGCCGTACTTAGTAAAGGTGGTAGTGGAGATGTTTTAAGTGGTCTTATAGCTTCTTTATTAGCTCAAGGCTATGATTCATTAGATGCAAGTATAACTGCAAGTTTAGCCCATGCATTAGCTGCACAGAACTATAAAAAGAATAACTACTCACTTATTCCAGCAGATTTAGTAGAAGAGGTAAAAAAATTATGA
- a CDS encoding translation initiation factor SUI1 — MGLADLLAQNMGSSLEGNEFDTKKDDKKKKSKHSEIIPKNQHQLVFTFEKRRGKPVTLVGRFYLEEKDKKEVLKLLKKKLACGGSIKEEWIELQGDVKQKVKLTLEKEGWKFKK, encoded by the coding sequence ATGGGATTAGCTGATTTATTAGCTCAAAATATGGGCTCAAGTCTAGAAGGCAATGAATTTGATACAAAAAAAGATGACAAAAAGAAAAAGTCTAAACATTCTGAAATAATTCCTAAAAATCAACACCAATTAGTTTTCACTTTTGAAAAAAGAAGGGGTAAACCAGTAACGTTAGTTGGAAGATTTTACCTTGAAGAAAAAGATAAAAAAGAGGTTTTAAAACTTCTAAAGAAAAAGCTTGCTTGTGGTGGAAGTATAAAAGAAGAGTGGATAGAGCTACAAGGCGATGTAAAGCAGAAGGTAAAACTAACTTTAGAAAAAGAGGGTTGGAAGTTTAAAAAGTAA
- a CDS encoding phosphatidate cytidylyltransferase — protein sequence MAFNEIIKSSSTRIKTGIALILAVLVIGYIDSFFIMWLLFGILLVVSINESMKMYKMQSDSIYFYTGSIWFLAYFYPYPEDLVFLLAIVYASLIAYKKEIDRKLFLPLLYPTASFLFLLALYSEYGVMSLLWLLVIVAGADIGAYFVGRSMGKTKFCETSPNKTIEGVIGGVVVATIFGLIFSLDNISTLGAIVISVAVAISSVFGDLFESYLKRLSGIKDSGDILPGHGGILDRTDGYLFGGVLMLMILRAVM from the coding sequence ATGGCATTTAACGAGATAATTAAATCTAGTTCTACAAGAATTAAAACTGGTATTGCATTGATATTAGCTGTACTAGTTATAGGGTACATTGATTCATTTTTTATAATGTGGTTACTGTTTGGGATTTTGTTAGTAGTTTCAATTAATGAATCTATGAAAATGTATAAGATGCAAAGTGACTCTATATACTTTTATACAGGAAGTATCTGGTTTTTAGCTTACTTCTATCCTTACCCAGAAGACTTAGTATTTTTATTAGCAATAGTTTATGCTTCTTTAATCGCATATAAAAAAGAGATTGATAGAAAACTTTTCTTACCACTACTTTATCCAACAGCTTCATTTCTGTTTTTACTAGCACTTTATAGTGAGTATGGTGTTATGTCTTTATTATGGTTACTTGTAATTGTAGCAGGTGCTGATATTGGAGCATATTTTGTTGGTAGAAGTATGGGAAAAACAAAGTTTTGTGAAACAAGTCCTAACAAAACAATTGAAGGTGTGATTGGTGGAGTTGTGGTTGCAACTATCTTTGGTCTTATCTTCTCTCTTGACAATATCTCAACTTTAGGGGCAATTGTTATTTCAGTTGCAGTAGCAATTTCTTCAGTATTTGGAGACCTTTTTGAATCATATTTAAAAAGACTTTCTGGCATCAAAGATAGTGGAGATATTTTACCAGGACATGGAGGAATTCTAGATAGAACTGATGGATACCTTTTTGGTGGAGTTCTTATGTTAATGATTCTAAGAGCAGTAATGTGA
- a CDS encoding alpha/beta hydrolase — protein MEKRVLVLHGLGGSDFPHWQAHLTRDLIEQNTPVSFPALPNRNNPDLEEWKAYVKAEIEHFKPTIVVCHSLANILWFHLCEELDINLKKLMLVAPVRNKELEEAKTFFPYPVPSDLKSEEVIIAASTNDPYMNVEEAIRLQSKLNVGMKLLEEAGHINADSGYGKLDCALDWLNREEECEENA, from the coding sequence ATGGAAAAAAGAGTTTTAGTTTTACATGGATTAGGTGGAAGTGATTTTCCCCATTGGCAAGCACATTTAACAAGAGATTTAATAGAGCAAAATACACCTGTATCATTTCCTGCTTTACCAAATAGAAATAATCCAGACCTTGAAGAGTGGAAAGCTTATGTAAAAGCAGAAATTGAACATTTTAAACCTACTATTGTGGTTTGTCACTCTTTAGCAAATATTCTTTGGTTTCATTTATGTGAAGAATTAGATATAAATCTAAAGAAGTTAATGTTAGTAGCACCTGTAAGAAATAAAGAGTTAGAAGAAGCAAAGACATTTTTCCCTTATCCAGTTCCAAGTGATTTAAAATCTGAGGAAGTAATTATTGCAGCTTCAACAAATGATCCATATATGAATGTAGAAGAAGCAATTAGACTACAAAGTAAACTTAATGTTGGAATGAAACTTTTAGAAGAAGCAGGACATATTAATGCTGATTCTGGATATGGAAAACTTGATTGTGCTCTTGATTGGTTAAATAGAGAAGAAGAGTGTGAGGAAAATGCTTAA
- the dxr gene encoding 1-deoxy-D-xylulose-5-phosphate reductoisomerase translates to MIVLGSTGSIGVNTLNIARKFKLNVEVLVAGTNIELLNKQVEEFKPKKVVIARKDDLHKVNHKNVSFGEDAILRAIEESEAKTVVNALVGFLGLRPTLKAIECKKKIALANKESLVVAGKFIDQTKLSPIDSEHFALWYLLQDKKISSMTITASGGSFRDYPLEKLKDVSIKEALNHPNWSMGNKITIDSATMTNKMFELMEAAWLFDTRRLDAIIETKSLIHGLVNFEDGSSTAHIANASMQLPIAYAILGKCDEQVLEPVDLLKVGSLEFRQIDKQRYPIWEVKDTILENLDLGVVLNAANEVAVSKFLNSEIGFLDVSKMSLDALERFSSVKANSIDDIFEIDKEVRSYYDS, encoded by the coding sequence GTGATAGTCCTTGGTTCTACAGGCTCTATAGGGGTAAATACTCTAAATATAGCTAGAAAATTCAAGTTAAATGTTGAGGTTTTAGTTGCTGGAACTAATATTGAGCTACTAAATAAACAAGTAGAAGAGTTTAAGCCCAAAAAAGTTGTAATAGCAAGAAAAGATGACCTTCATAAAGTAAATCATAAAAATGTTAGTTTTGGTGAAGATGCAATTTTAAGAGCAATTGAAGAATCAGAGGCTAAAACAGTTGTAAATGCACTTGTAGGTTTTCTAGGTTTAAGACCAACACTAAAAGCAATTGAGTGTAAAAAGAAAATAGCTCTTGCAAACAAAGAGTCTTTAGTTGTTGCAGGGAAGTTTATTGACCAAACAAAGTTAAGTCCTATAGATTCAGAGCATTTTGCACTTTGGTATTTACTTCAAGATAAAAAAATCTCTTCTATGACTATTACAGCAAGTGGTGGTTCTTTTAGGGATTATCCACTAGAAAAGCTAAAAGATGTTTCTATTAAAGAAGCTTTAAATCATCCAAATTGGTCAATGGGAAATAAAATCACAATAGATTCAGCAACAATGACAAATAAAATGTTTGAGCTTATGGAAGCAGCATGGTTATTTGATACTAGAAGATTAGATGCTATTATTGAAACAAAATCTTTAATTCATGGTTTAGTTAATTTTGAAGATGGAAGTTCAACTGCACATATAGCAAATGCTTCTATGCAACTTCCTATTGCTTATGCAATTTTAGGAAAATGTGATGAGCAAGTTTTAGAACCAGTTGATTTACTTAAAGTAGGAAGTTTAGAGTTTAGGCAGATTGATAAACAAAGATATCCAATCTGGGAAGTTAAAGACACTATTTTAGAAAACTTAGATTTAGGTGTTGTTTTAAATGCTGCAAATGAAGTAGCTGTATCAAAGTTTTTAAATTCTGAAATTGGATTTTTAGATGTATCAAAAATGAGTTTAGATGCATTAGAAAGATTTTCAAGTGTAAAAGCAAACTCTATTGATGATATTTTTGAAATAGATAAAGAAGTTAGGTCTTACTATGACTCTTGA
- the tsaD gene encoding tRNA (adenosine(37)-N6)-threonylcarbamoyltransferase complex transferase subunit TsaD yields MSDSLILSIESSCDDSSIAITDIETKKLVYHKKISQELQHSVYGGVVPELAARLHVEALPKILEECKEYFPKLKAIAVTNAPGLSVTLMEGVTMAKALSVSLKLPLIAVNHLKGHIYSLFIEKEEVLPMTILLVSGGHTQLIEANSLNDMKLIASTLDDSFGESFDKVAKMMNLGYPGGPIVQEKALKGDDERFDFPIPLRQSPNIEFSYSGLKNAVRLRLEKLEEEGLCEEDVCDVCASFEKTAVAHIMQKVKKLFKQKLPKNFAIVGGASANIRLRTAIEDLCKANRVNLYLSELKYCSDNAAMIGRVAVEQYKNKEFTTIEDIDVKTRLKEF; encoded by the coding sequence ATGTCTGATTCATTAATACTTTCAATTGAGTCATCATGTGATGATAGTTCCATTGCAATAACAGATATTGAAACAAAAAAATTAGTTTATCATAAAAAGATATCACAAGAACTACAACACTCTGTTTATGGTGGAGTAGTACCTGAACTAGCTGCGAGACTTCATGTGGAGGCTCTTCCAAAAATTCTTGAAGAGTGTAAAGAGTACTTTCCAAAGCTAAAAGCAATAGCTGTTACAAATGCTCCTGGGCTTTCGGTTACACTTATGGAAGGTGTAACTATGGCAAAGGCTTTAAGTGTAAGTTTAAAACTTCCTCTAATAGCTGTAAACCATCTAAAAGGTCATATCTATTCACTATTTATAGAAAAAGAAGAAGTTCTTCCTATGACTATTTTATTAGTTTCTGGTGGGCATACTCAACTTATAGAAGCTAACTCTTTAAATGATATGAAATTAATAGCAAGTACACTTGATGATAGTTTTGGAGAAAGCTTTGATAAAGTTGCAAAGATGATGAACTTAGGTTATCCAGGTGGTCCTATTGTTCAAGAAAAAGCACTTAAAGGAGATGATGAAAGATTTGACTTTCCTATTCCTTTAAGACAAAGTCCAAATATAGAATTCTCATATTCAGGTCTAAAAAATGCAGTAAGATTAAGACTTGAAAAACTAGAAGAAGAAGGTCTTTGTGAAGAAGATGTTTGTGATGTATGTGCTTCTTTTGAAAAAACAGCAGTAGCTCATATTATGCAAAAGGTTAAAAAACTATTTAAACAAAAGTTGCCTAAAAACTTTGCAATAGTAGGTGGAGCAAGTGCAAATATTAGACTTAGAACGGCAATTGAAGATTTATGTAAAGCAAATAGAGTTAATCTTTATCTTAGTGAATTAAAATACTGTTCTGATAATGCAGCCATGATTGGAAGAGTAGCAGTAGAACAATACAAAAATAAAGAGTTTACAACGATAGAAGATATTGATGTAAAAACTAGACTAAAGGAGTTTTAA